Proteins encoded together in one Sander lucioperca isolate FBNREF2018 chromosome 17, SLUC_FBN_1.2, whole genome shotgun sequence window:
- the LOC116053426 gene encoding uncharacterized protein LOC116053426, which yields MESRVHISVFKKNNTPQVTRCTVCCTDHHCPLCPTSIYKPRCRAKVLQHMEVHVKNGIQHEDFFITKCHWACRSGSSGHFHCPFCLKTTIKRQAILRHLQICRPPLHDAQLDADADCREMGINSQTEECKAGSVNLPHLSTDKLPVPVHDSEIQGQRDPAKRPQDPPMDNPPCSVSRAKLPNVLCPHCNVQFRRKNIKKHIYRQHTDKAVRDITANSHLDAVCIDEKNGIYAVKKLFLGPFMPLHVQKKTWGKEHQIKCESRNIVLGPPVLITSQAQIVSLTGVLKGLSTYCKECGQCGMLYRYQEYKDGLHNFDDGVILTFNLCMFLRNSLQH from the exons ATGGAGTCACGG GTACACAtcagtgtctttaaaaaaaataacacaccgCAGGTGACACGATGCACGGTGTGCTGTACCGACCATCATTGTCCCCTTTGCCCCACTTCAATATACAAGCCCCGGTGTAGGGCAAAGGTTTTGCAGCACATGGAGGTGCATGTAAAGAATGGCATTCAACATGAAG ATTTCTTCATAACAAAATGCCACTGGGCCTGCAGGAGTGGAAGCAGTGGTCACTTCCACTGCCCTTTCTGCCTCAagaccacaataaaaaggcaggcTATACTGAGGCATTTGCAGATCTGTAGGCCACCTCTCCATGACGCCCAGTTGGACGCTGATGCAGACTGCAGAGAGATGGGCATCAATTCCCAGACAGAGGAATGCAAAG CAGGATCTGTGAACCTACCTCATCTCAGCACTGACAAACTGCCTGTTCCG gTACATGATAGTGAAATACAAGGACAAAGAGACCCAGCAAAGAGACCCCAAGACCCACCCATGGACAACCCTCCCTGCAGTGTGAGCCGTGCAAAGTTGCCAAATGTACTTTGTCCTCACTGTAATGTGCAGTTCCGAAGAAAAAATATCAAGAAGCACATTTacagacaacacacagataAAGCTGTCAGAGATATCACTGCAAATTCCCATCTAGATGCTGTATGCATTGATGAGAAGAATGGTATATATGCTGTGAAAAAGTTGTTTCTTGGACCTTTTATGCCTCTTCATGTCCAAAAGAAAACCTGGGGGAAAGAGCACCAAATCAAGTGTGAGTCCA GAAACATAGTTCTTGGCCCACCAGTTCTCATCACAAGTCAAGCACAGATTGTGTCTTTGACTGGTGTTCTGAAAG gTCTCAGCACTTACTGCAAAGAGTGTGGCCAATGTGGGATGCTTTACAGATACCAGGAGTATAAGGATGGTTTGCATAACTTTGATGATGGCGTCATTTTGACCTTCAATCTGTGCATGTTCTTACGGAACTCACTCCag CATTGA